The proteins below are encoded in one region of Sphingopyxis sp. YR583:
- a CDS encoding DUF952 domain-containing protein, translated as MTMPATAFKVLTAQQWADFERERVFRGAPVDIADGYIHLSTAEQLETTIAKYFAGQSGLMIAEVDLVCLGDKVRWEPARGGDLFPHIYAELPIHAVVSLQRRD; from the coding sequence ATGACGATGCCCGCAACGGCCTTCAAGGTGCTCACCGCACAGCAATGGGCCGATTTCGAGCGTGAACGCGTGTTCCGCGGCGCACCGGTGGATATTGCCGACGGCTATATCCACCTGTCGACAGCGGAGCAGCTCGAGACGACGATCGCGAAATATTTCGCCGGCCAAAGCGGGCTGATGATCGCAGAGGTCGACCTTGTCTGCCTCGGCGACAAGGTCCGCTGGGAACCGGCACGCGGCGGCGATCTTTTTCCGCATATCTATGCCGAACTACCGATCCATGCGGTCGTCAGCCTGCAAAGGCGCGACTGA
- the gyrA gene encoding DNA gyrase subunit A, with amino-acid sequence MPPSDDGVSSINIVDEMKTSYLDYAMSVIVSRALPDVRDGLKPVHRRILYSAFESGYVAGRPYRKSARIVGDVMGKYHPHGDSSIYEALARMTQDWSMSVPLVDGQGNFGSMDPDPPAAMRYTESRLAKVANTLLGDLDKDTVDFQPNYDGSESEPTVLPARYPNLLVNGAGGIAVGMATNIPPHNLGEVINATLATIDNPEITLDDLMAIIPGPDFPTGAMMLGQGGARNAYATGRGSIMMRSTHVIEEGRNDRQSIVLTSIPFQVGKSGLVEKIAEAARDKRIEGVADIRDESNREGVRVVIELKRDATAEVVLNQLWRHTPAQSSFPANMLAIRGGRPEMMGLKTILEAFIAFREEVITRRCKFELAKARDRAHILLGLVVAVSNLDEVVRIIRGSSSPAAARDALLAREWPIGDIAPYIRLVEAIDGEMDESSSYRLSEVQVKAILDLRLHRLTALGRDDIGNELKELASEIEGLLEILADREKLYLVMREELIAVRDEFAKPRRTQLAPAADGIDDEDLIEREEMVVTVTLDGYIKRTPLETFRAQRRGGKGRAGMATKDEDVVTNLFVTSTHTPVLFFSTVGKVYRMKVWRLPEGGPATRGRPMINLLPLAQGETISTVLPLPEDEGEWGKLHVMFATAKGNVRRNSMDAFTNVPSNGKIAMKFEGEDEDDRLIGVALLDESDDVLLATRQGKAIRFAGDDVREFQSRNSTGVRGMRLADGDEVISLSILHKVGTTSDEREAYLRAAPWKDNENEPTLPADRMEELAAREEFILTVCANGYGKLSSAYEYRRTGRGGQGITNIDNIARNGLVVASFPATKVHQLMLVTDQAKLIRMGLDSMRVIGRGSAGVRLFDVAKDEHVVSAALIEDSDEEEVEAAETATEEPASGAPSE; translated from the coding sequence ATGCCGCCGTCGGACGATGGCGTTTCGTCGATCAACATCGTCGACGAAATGAAGACTTCATACCTCGATTACGCGATGAGCGTGATCGTCAGCCGCGCGCTTCCGGACGTGCGCGACGGGCTGAAACCGGTGCACCGCCGCATCCTCTATTCGGCGTTCGAAAGCGGATATGTCGCCGGGCGCCCCTATCGCAAGTCGGCGCGCATCGTCGGCGACGTCATGGGTAAATATCACCCGCACGGCGACAGCTCGATTTACGAGGCCCTCGCGCGCATGACGCAGGACTGGTCGATGAGCGTCCCGCTTGTCGACGGTCAGGGCAATTTCGGTTCGATGGACCCCGACCCGCCGGCGGCGATGCGTTACACGGAATCGCGCCTCGCAAAGGTCGCGAACACGCTGCTCGGCGATCTCGACAAGGATACCGTCGACTTCCAGCCGAACTATGACGGCTCGGAATCCGAACCGACCGTTCTTCCTGCGCGCTACCCCAACCTGCTCGTCAATGGCGCCGGGGGCATCGCGGTCGGCATGGCGACCAACATTCCGCCGCACAACCTCGGCGAAGTGATCAACGCGACGCTCGCGACGATCGACAATCCCGAAATCACCCTCGACGATTTAATGGCGATCATTCCCGGCCCCGATTTCCCGACCGGCGCGATGATGCTGGGTCAGGGCGGCGCCCGCAACGCCTATGCCACGGGCCGCGGCTCGATCATGATGCGCTCGACCCATGTGATCGAAGAGGGCCGAAACGACCGGCAATCGATTGTTTTAACGTCGATTCCTTTCCAGGTCGGCAAGTCGGGCCTGGTCGAGAAGATCGCCGAAGCCGCCCGCGATAAGCGCATCGAAGGCGTCGCCGACATCCGCGACGAATCGAACCGTGAGGGCGTCCGCGTCGTCATCGAACTGAAGCGTGACGCGACCGCCGAGGTCGTGCTCAACCAGCTCTGGCGCCATACCCCGGCGCAGTCGAGCTTCCCCGCCAACATGCTCGCGATCCGCGGCGGCCGCCCCGAAATGATGGGTCTGAAGACGATCCTCGAGGCATTCATCGCCTTCCGCGAGGAAGTGATCACCCGCCGCTGCAAGTTCGAACTGGCCAAGGCACGCGACCGCGCGCACATCTTGCTCGGTCTCGTCGTCGCGGTCAGCAATCTCGACGAAGTCGTCCGCATCATCCGCGGTTCGTCGAGCCCGGCGGCGGCGCGCGACGCGCTGCTCGCCCGCGAATGGCCGATCGGCGACATCGCCCCCTATATTCGCCTCGTCGAAGCCATCGACGGCGAGATGGACGAGAGCTCGAGCTATCGCCTGTCCGAAGTTCAAGTGAAGGCGATCCTCGACCTCCGCCTGCACCGCCTGACCGCGCTCGGACGCGACGATATCGGGAATGAACTCAAGGAGCTGGCGAGCGAAATTGAGGGATTGCTTGAAATCCTAGCCGACCGCGAGAAACTCTATCTCGTGATGCGCGAAGAGCTGATTGCGGTGCGCGACGAATTTGCCAAGCCGCGCCGGACCCAGCTCGCCCCCGCCGCCGACGGTATCGACGATGAAGACCTGATCGAGCGCGAGGAGATGGTCGTGACCGTCACCCTCGACGGCTATATCAAGCGCACCCCGCTCGAGACCTTCCGCGCCCAGCGCCGCGGCGGCAAGGGTCGTGCGGGCATGGCGACCAAGGACGAGGATGTCGTCACCAATTTGTTCGTCACCTCGACGCACACGCCGGTGCTCTTCTTCTCGACCGTGGGCAAGGTCTACCGCATGAAGGTGTGGCGCCTGCCCGAGGGCGGGCCCGCGACGCGCGGCCGTCCGATGATCAACCTGCTGCCGCTCGCGCAGGGCGAGACGATCTCGACCGTCTTGCCGCTGCCCGAGGATGAGGGCGAATGGGGCAAGCTGCACGTCATGTTTGCAACCGCAAAGGGCAATGTGCGTCGTAACAGCATGGACGCCTTCACCAACGTGCCCTCGAACGGCAAGATCGCGATGAAATTCGAGGGCGAGGACGAGGATGATCGCCTGATCGGCGTGGCGCTGCTCGACGAAAGCGACGATGTGCTGCTCGCCACCCGCCAGGGCAAGGCGATCCGCTTCGCCGGTGACGACGTCCGCGAGTTCCAGAGCCGCAACTCGACCGGTGTGCGCGGGATGCGCCTCGCCGACGGTGACGAGGTGATCTCGCTCTCGATTCTTCACAAGGTCGGCACGACCAGCGACGAACGCGAAGCCTATCTCCGCGCCGCGCCGTGGAAGGATAATGAGAACGAGCCCACGCTGCCCGCCGACCGCATGGAAGAACTGGCCGCGCGCGAGGAATTCATCCTCACCGTCTGCGCCAACGGCTATGGAAAGCTGTCGTCGGCCTATGAATATCGGCGCACGGGCCGCGGCGGTCAGGGGATCACCAACATCGACAATATCGCCCGCAACGGCCTTGTCGTCGCAAGCTTCCCCGCCACCAAGGTGCATCAGCTGATGCTCGTCACCGATCAGGCGAAACTGATCCGCATGGGCCTCGATTCGATGCGCGTCATCGGTCGCGGCTCGGCGGGCGTCCGCTTGTTCGACGTCGCCAAGGACGAGCATGTCGTCTCGGCCGCGCTGATCGAGGACAGCGACGAGGAAGAGGTCGAAGCCGCCGAAACCGCAACCGAAGAGCCCGCGAGCGGGGCGCCGTCCGAATGA
- a CDS encoding sensor histidine kinase, with protein MSERIIRGRVDRAGALISADAPLLRLQQRAGSGLDKPLALPHLARLVALAQRLHRDISRPLYAADDHSDIHALIRIVPDADGANLEISDWRTRPVTLPQVPAIADAAAVPQSWTWECDPQLRLVALRAALDAPAIPEGWEGRSLSELFELQPDEDGRFPVLRALARQSRFEGQRVQVAGMAMNLSGEALFDATGHFTGFRGLAIVAEGEVAAEPKAAAALVDPAFGSLPLSDPQFGRRIDGALRGPLSRIIATAETISGQFDGPIRADYARYAGDIAHAGRHLLGLVDDLADLQNIERPGFKTARDEIDLGDLARRAVGLLGMKAEEKGIRIDAPRTDDKAPATGEFRRVLQVLLNLLGNAIRYSPENSQIWIRVDREGDRAMVTVADQGQGIDADQQAVVFEKFERLGRTDSGGSGLGLYIARRLARAMDGDLTVDSAPGQGARFTLSLPAREA; from the coding sequence ATGAGCGAACGCATCATCCGGGGGCGGGTCGATCGGGCGGGGGCCTTGATCAGCGCCGATGCGCCGTTGCTCCGTCTGCAGCAACGTGCGGGCTCCGGGCTCGACAAGCCGCTCGCACTGCCGCATCTCGCGCGGCTCGTCGCGCTCGCGCAGCGTCTTCACCGCGATATCAGCCGACCTCTCTACGCCGCTGACGATCATAGCGACATCCATGCGCTCATCCGCATCGTGCCCGATGCCGACGGCGCGAATCTCGAGATCAGCGACTGGCGCACGCGCCCGGTGACGCTGCCGCAAGTGCCGGCGATCGCCGATGCCGCCGCCGTGCCACAAAGCTGGACATGGGAATGCGACCCCCAGCTCCGGCTGGTCGCGTTGCGTGCGGCCCTCGACGCGCCCGCCATACCGGAAGGCTGGGAAGGGCGTTCGCTGTCGGAATTGTTCGAGTTGCAGCCCGACGAGGATGGACGCTTTCCCGTGCTGCGCGCGCTGGCACGGCAATCGCGCTTCGAGGGCCAGCGCGTTCAAGTGGCGGGCATGGCGATGAATTTGTCGGGCGAAGCACTGTTCGACGCGACGGGGCATTTTACCGGATTTCGCGGGCTTGCGATCGTGGCCGAGGGCGAAGTCGCTGCCGAACCGAAGGCCGCCGCCGCGCTGGTTGATCCGGCGTTCGGGTCGCTGCCGCTGTCCGATCCGCAGTTCGGCCGCCGTATCGACGGCGCGCTGCGCGGGCCGCTCAGCCGCATCATCGCGACCGCCGAGACGATCTCGGGCCAGTTCGACGGCCCTATCCGCGCCGACTATGCGCGCTATGCGGGCGATATTGCGCACGCCGGACGTCACCTGCTCGGCCTCGTCGACGATCTGGCCGATCTGCAGAATATCGAGCGCCCCGGCTTCAAGACCGCGCGCGACGAGATCGACCTTGGCGATCTTGCGCGCCGTGCCGTCGGCCTGCTTGGCATGAAGGCCGAGGAAAAGGGCATTCGCATCGATGCACCGCGCACCGACGACAAGGCACCTGCCACGGGTGAGTTTCGCCGCGTTTTGCAAGTTCTGCTCAACCTGCTCGGCAATGCGATCCGCTATTCGCCCGAAAATTCGCAAATCTGGATTCGCGTTGATCGCGAGGGCGATCGCGCAATGGTGACGGTGGCCGATCAGGGGCAGGGGATCGACGCCGACCAGCAGGCGGTGGTGTTCGAGAAATTCGAGCGCCTCGGCCGCACCGATAGCGGCGGGTCGGGGCTCGGCCTTTACATCGCGCGCCGCCTGGCGCGGGCGATGGACGGCGACCTCACCGTCGACAGCGCGCCGGGGCAGGGCGCGCGCTTCACGCTGAGCCTGCCGGCGCGCGAGGCCTGA